A stretch of the Lolium perenne isolate Kyuss_39 chromosome 3, Kyuss_2.0, whole genome shotgun sequence genome encodes the following:
- the LOC127336691 gene encoding uncharacterized protein, which translates to MALFRASTKITIGNGKLTSFWHDNWCGRGPLSTWAPDLFKIASRKNRTVAKELSDNNWIRSVNMINTPTQLAQYLELWDIIQAVNLAPEQPDSILWTLTTDSTYSASYAYKAQFFGG; encoded by the coding sequence ATGGCGCTTTTCAGGGCCTCCACCAAGATCACTATTGGCAACGGAAAGCTTACCTCCTTCTGGCACGACAACTGGTGTGGACGGGGCCCCCTTTCGACTTGGGCGCCTGACCTTTTCAAGATCGCCTCCAGGAAAAACCGCACTGTTGCCAAAGAGTTGAGCGACAACAACTGGATCCGCTCCGTCAACATGATAAACACACCCACGCAGCTGGCGCAATATTTGGAGCTTTGGGACATCATCCAAGCCGTCAACCTGGCCCCTGAGCAACCAGACTCCATTTTATGGACTCTCACTACCGACTCGACTTACAGTGCCAGCTATGCTTACAAGGCACAGTTCTTCGGTGGTTAG
- the LOC127321331 gene encoding cytochrome P450 710A1, with the protein MPPPMDQSHDNTRLHSLHPELHVNLSERATQHCPDAMVDLPPSTGFPDLRAAAPYLAAAVALYFLLEQLSYLRKKGPLPGPSLVVPFLGSVAHMVRDPAGFWDAQAARARESGSGLAADFLIGRFVVFIRDSELSHRVFANVRPDAFHLIGHPFGKRLFGDHNLIYMFGDDHKDLRRRIAPNFTPRALSTYAHLQQRVILAHLRRWLDDQAAAADSEPMPLRVPCRDMNLETSQTVFVGPYLSEKARERFAKDYALFNVGLMAMPVDLPGFAFRRARLAVARLVRTLGDCARQSKARMRAGADPECLVDYWMQDTVRETDEAATAGRPPPAHTDDEELGGFLFDFLFAAQDASTSSLCWAVSALESHPDVLARVRAEVAAVWSPESGEPITAEKIQGMRYTQAVAREVVRYRPPATLVPHIAGEPFQLTEWYTVPKGAIVFPSVYESSFQGFPAPDAFDPDRFFSDARREDVAFKRNFLAFGAGAHQCVGQRYALNHVVLFLTLFVSVADFKRNTTDGCDDPVYMPTIVPRDGCSVYLKQRCASFPAF; encoded by the coding sequence ATGCCTCCTCCCATGGACCAATCCCACGAcaatactcgtcttcatagtctacaCCCCGAGCTCCACGTTAACCTCAGCGAGCGAGCGACACAGCATTGCCCTGACGCAATGGTAGACCTCCCGCCATCAACCGGTTTCCCGGACCTGCGGGCGGCCGCGCCGTacctggcggcggcggtggcgctcTACTTCCTGCTCGAGCAGCTGTCCTACCTCCGCAAGAAGGGCCCTCTACCAGGCCCGTCCCTCGTCGTCCCGTTCCTCGGCAGCGTCGCGCACATGGTCCGCGACCCGGCCGGGTTCTGGGACGCGCAGGCGGCGCGCGCCAGGGAGTCCGGCTCCGGCCTCGCCGCCGACTTCCTCATCGGCCGCTTCGTCGTCTTCATCCGCGACTCGGAGCTCTCCCACCGCGTCTTCGCCAACGTGCGCCCCGACGCCTTCCACCTCATCGGCCACCCCTTCGGCAAGCGCCTCTTCGGCGACCACAACCTCATCTACATGTTCGGCGACGACCACAAGGACCTGCGCCGCAGGATCGCGCCAAACTTCACGCCCCGCGCGCTCTCCACCTACGCGCACCTCCAGCAGCGGGTCATCCTCGCCCACCTCCGCCGCTGGCTCGACgaccaggccgccgccgccgacagcGAGCCCATGCCGCTGCGTGTGCCCTGCCGCGACATGAACCTCGAGACATCCCAGACGGTCTTCGTCGGGCCATACCTCTCCGAGAAGGCCCGGGAGCGCTTCGCCAAGGACTACGCGCTCTTCAACGTCGGCCTCATGGCCATGCCCGTCGACCTGCCGGGCTTCGCCTTCCGCCGCGCCAGGCTCGCCGTGGCCCGCCTCGTGCGCACGCTCGGGGACTGCGCGCGCCAGAGCAAGGCGCGCATGCGCGCCGGCGCCGACCCCGAGTGCCTCGTCGACTACTGGATGCAGGACACGGTGCGCGAGACGGACGAGGCCGCCACGGCGGGGAGGCCCCCGCCCGCGCACACCGACGACGAGGAGCTCGGGGGTTTCttgttcgacttcctcttcgccgCGCAGGACGCGTCCACGTCATCCCTCTGCTGGGCGGTCTCCGCGCTCGAGTCCCACCCGGACGTGCTCGCGCGCGTGCGCGCCGAGGTGGCGGCCGTCTGGTCGCCCGAGTCCGGCGAGCCCATCACCGCCGAGAAGATCCAGGGGATGAGGTACACGCAGGCGGTGGCGCGCGAGGTGGTCCGGTACCGGCCGCCGGCGACGCTGGTGCCGCACATCGCCGGCGAGCCGTTCCAGCTCACGGAGTGGTACACGGTGCCCAAGGGCGCCATCGTGTTCCCGTCCGTCTACGAGTCCTCCTTCCAGGGCTTCCCGGCGCCCGACGCCTTCGACCCGGACCGCTTCTTCTCCGACGCGCGCAGGGAGGACGTCGCGTTCAAGCGCAACTTCCTGGCATTCGGCGCCGGCGCGCACCAGTGCGTCGGCCAGCGCTACGCCCTCAACCACGTCGTGCTCTTCCTCACGCTCTTCGTCTCCGTCGCCGACTTCAAGCGGAACACGACGGACGGATGCGACGACCCCGTGTACATGCCCACCATCGTCCCCAGGGACGGCTGCTCCGTCTACCTCAAGCAACGCTGCGCAAGCTTCCCAGCCTTCTGA